One stretch of Halobaculum marinum DNA includes these proteins:
- a CDS encoding FAD-dependent monooxygenase yields MTDTAVADESDAADAANATHAANATHAANTTDAGTADRDDAPAPDRTETTEVVVVGCGPGGAVLASLLARSGVDVTLVEREATFEREYRGFGWNPGVVRLFDEMGVLDDVLDLAHETVRDGSFVVAGERVSVLDFDLLDTDYPYALLMEQPALLELLVDRASAYDGFVFRPSTTVTDLRRDADGAVCGVVARDRAADEVVAVDARVVVGADGRYSTVRSTADIDAGLFDSPIDLVWFTLPAGAVDAATQGQFGPGGVLVHFGLGGGRLQVGYPVLDGTWPAVRAEGFDAFRERVAAVDPAVADAMAAHLDGFADTTLLDVAPGVAPTWTRDGLVLLGDAAHVASPIGAQGNPLAVEDAVVLHDLLAGALASGNGPLSAATLRPFERRRRPTVERVIRLQRRGARSLAAWLRYGRYVPPALVRVPAAAFGRVAARSRLARRPVEAFALGDRSVSVARDRFVDADGD; encoded by the coding sequence GTGACGGACACCGCGGTCGCCGACGAGTCTGATGCGGCCGACGCGGCCAACGCGACCCACGCGGCCAACGCGACCCACGCGGCCAACACGACCGACGCGGGGACCGCCGACCGCGACGACGCGCCCGCCCCGGACCGCACGGAGACGACGGAGGTCGTCGTCGTCGGCTGCGGCCCCGGCGGCGCGGTGCTCGCGTCCCTGCTCGCCCGCAGCGGCGTCGACGTGACGCTCGTCGAGCGGGAGGCGACGTTCGAGCGCGAGTACCGCGGGTTCGGCTGGAACCCCGGCGTCGTCCGGCTGTTCGACGAGATGGGCGTGCTCGACGACGTGCTCGACCTCGCCCACGAGACGGTCCGAGACGGCTCGTTCGTCGTCGCCGGCGAACGGGTGTCCGTCCTCGACTTCGACCTGCTCGACACCGACTACCCGTACGCGCTGCTGATGGAACAGCCGGCGCTGTTGGAACTCCTCGTCGACCGCGCGAGCGCGTACGACGGCTTCGTCTTCCGTCCCTCGACGACGGTGACCGACCTCCGGCGCGACGCCGACGGCGCGGTGTGCGGCGTCGTCGCCCGCGACCGCGCGGCCGACGAGGTCGTCGCGGTCGACGCCCGCGTCGTCGTCGGCGCCGACGGCCGCTACTCCACGGTGCGCTCGACCGCCGATATCGACGCGGGGCTGTTCGACTCGCCCATCGACCTGGTGTGGTTCACCCTCCCGGCAGGCGCGGTCGACGCCGCGACACAGGGGCAGTTCGGGCCGGGGGGCGTGCTCGTCCACTTCGGCCTCGGCGGCGGCCGCCTCCAGGTGGGCTACCCGGTCCTCGACGGCACGTGGCCGGCGGTCCGCGCCGAGGGGTTCGACGCGTTCCGCGAGCGCGTCGCCGCCGTCGACCCCGCGGTGGCCGACGCGATGGCGGCTCACCTCGATGGCTTCGCCGACACGACGCTCCTCGACGTCGCGCCCGGCGTCGCACCGACGTGGACCCGCGACGGCCTCGTCCTGCTCGGCGACGCCGCCCACGTCGCCAGCCCCATCGGCGCGCAGGGGAACCCCCTCGCCGTCGAGGACGCGGTCGTCCTCCACGACCTGCTGGCGGGGGCACTCGCGTCGGGGAACGGGCCGCTCTCGGCGGCGACACTCCGTCCGTTCGAGCGCCGCCGCCGACCGACCGTCGAGCGCGTCATCCGGCTCCAGCGCCGCGGCGCCCGGTCGCTCGCCGCGTGGCTCCGGTACGGCCGGTACGTCCCGCCGGCGCTCGTGCGCGTCCCGGCGGCCGCGTTCGGCCGGGTCGCCGCGCGGAGCCGCCTCGCCCGCCGGCCCGTCGAGGCGTTCGCGCTCGGCGACCGCTCGGTGTCGGTCGCGCGCGACCGCTTCGTCGACGCGGACGGGGACTGA
- a CDS encoding aldehyde ferredoxin oxidoreductase family protein, translating to MIHATGRLLSVDLSAREATEEDVDDVLGAFVGGRGVATKLAFDRVPFDADPLGPENRLYLTTGPLQHSSMSFTGRMNMTSVSPLTGGLASSNAGGFLSRNFTGTGYAAVELRGAADEPLAVHVRDDGVTFEEVPELVDAEVPEVTAWAEEEHDLEAEHLACIGPAGEHLVRYACVMTSETRAFGRTGMGAVLGSKNVKVLTFDGDAEADVEIDPVQSEIHREAATSDHIMKRQGTTSVTELANEVEALPTDYFSKQSFDGVEGIGGDAVESKKYKRGTCSQCAFACKLPTRDEEAGVETEGPEFETVMAWGSNQSVDDVVEVMKGNELCDRLGVDTISAGDTMAAYLASEDDLGNAERARELLQKAAFREGEVGDLLAEGVHRAAAELGVDDWTVKGLEFAAHDGRALNGQGLSFAVSNRGADHMYAGFYAKEYPLVSKEEALDKRGLEGKPPLVAEAENHAAVLDSAVACKFSRDFVSDERLGALLDADYDDLFDVGARVVELERAFNNRRGFDRADDTLPYDIDGFDAALDEYYESRGWREDGVVPGLGEAGGGSDAAAADD from the coding sequence ATGATCCACGCGACCGGTCGACTGTTGTCGGTCGACCTCTCGGCACGCGAGGCGACCGAAGAGGACGTCGACGACGTGCTCGGGGCGTTCGTCGGCGGGCGCGGCGTCGCCACCAAACTGGCGTTCGACCGCGTCCCGTTCGACGCGGACCCGCTCGGCCCGGAGAACCGTCTGTACCTGACGACGGGGCCGCTCCAACACTCGTCGATGAGCTTCACCGGACGGATGAACATGACGAGCGTCTCCCCGCTGACGGGCGGCCTCGCGTCCTCGAACGCCGGCGGCTTCCTCTCGCGCAACTTCACCGGGACCGGCTACGCCGCCGTCGAACTCCGCGGCGCAGCGGACGAACCCCTCGCAGTCCACGTCCGCGACGACGGCGTCACGTTCGAGGAAGTGCCCGAGTTGGTCGACGCGGAGGTGCCCGAGGTGACGGCGTGGGCCGAGGAGGAACACGACCTCGAGGCCGAACACCTCGCGTGCATCGGCCCCGCCGGCGAGCACCTCGTGCGCTACGCCTGCGTGATGACCAGCGAGACCCGCGCGTTCGGGCGCACCGGCATGGGGGCGGTGCTCGGGAGCAAGAACGTGAAGGTGCTCACGTTCGACGGCGACGCGGAAGCCGACGTGGAGATCGACCCCGTGCAGTCAGAGATCCACCGCGAGGCCGCCACGTCGGACCACATCATGAAGCGGCAGGGAACCACCAGCGTCACCGAACTCGCCAACGAGGTGGAGGCGCTCCCGACCGACTACTTCTCGAAGCAGTCGTTCGACGGCGTCGAGGGCATCGGCGGCGACGCAGTGGAGTCGAAGAAGTACAAGCGGGGAACCTGCTCGCAGTGTGCGTTCGCGTGCAAACTCCCCACGAGAGACGAGGAGGCGGGCGTCGAGACGGAGGGGCCGGAGTTCGAGACGGTGATGGCGTGGGGGTCGAACCAGTCGGTCGACGACGTGGTCGAGGTGATGAAGGGGAACGAACTGTGTGACCGCCTCGGCGTCGACACCATCTCCGCGGGCGACACGATGGCGGCGTACCTCGCCAGCGAGGACGACCTCGGCAACGCCGAGCGCGCCCGCGAATTGCTCCAGAAGGCGGCGTTCCGCGAGGGCGAGGTCGGCGACCTGCTCGCGGAGGGCGTCCACCGCGCCGCCGCCGAGTTGGGCGTCGACGACTGGACCGTGAAGGGACTGGAGTTCGCCGCCCACGACGGTCGGGCGCTCAACGGGCAGGGCCTCTCGTTCGCGGTGTCGAACCGCGGCGCCGACCACATGTACGCCGGCTTCTACGCGAAGGAGTACCCGCTCGTCTCCAAGGAGGAGGCGCTCGACAAACGCGGGCTGGAGGGGAAGCCGCCGCTCGTCGCCGAAGCGGAGAACCACGCCGCCGTCCTCGACTCGGCGGTCGCGTGCAAGTTCAGCCGGGACTTCGTGAGCGACGAGCGACTGGGCGCACTGCTGGACGCCGACTACGACGACTTGTTCGACGTGGGCGCCCGCGTCGTGGAGTTGGAGCGGGCGTTCAACAACCGCCGCGGCTTCGACCGCGCCGACGACACGCTCCCGTACGACATCGACGGCTTCGACGCCGCGCTCGACGAGTACTACGAGTCCCGCGGCTGGCGCGAGGACGGCGTCGTCCCCGGCCTCGGCGAGGCTGGCGGGGGGAGCGACGCGGCGGCGGCGGACGACTGA
- the glmM gene encoding phosphoglucosamine mutase, with protein sequence MKVFGSSGTRGVVGEEFTPEFVSRVAAAAAATWDAERVALGRDTRTSGRTFADAAAAGITAAGVDVERLGVVPTPSLVRYCEVEAVPGVMITASHNPPEFNGVKLVGDDGVELPVNRLEVIEERLLAENTTTVAWDRIGASRRVADANDDYVAEMLDTVDRDAIADANPTVALDPGHGAGALTSPEFFRELGCDVVTVNAQPDGHFPGRDPEPVEKNLADLKRLVRAADADVGIAHDGDADRAVFVDEDGDYVEGDASLAALAAHHLGEGDTTVAAVNVSQRLVDVCEAAGANLELTPIGSTNIITRIKELWREGESVPVAGEGNGGVFFPDYRLVRDGAFIAAKFLELLAERDASVSEVVAPYEDYTNVRENLTYESDAELTAMLEAAAAYAEAADADPDTKDGYRLDYGDAWVLVRPSGTEPKVRVYAESADPERARALATEAREALEDAKAGVEA encoded by the coding sequence ATGAAGGTCTTCGGATCGAGCGGCACCCGCGGGGTCGTGGGCGAGGAGTTCACCCCGGAGTTCGTCTCCCGGGTGGCGGCCGCCGCCGCGGCGACGTGGGACGCCGAGCGCGTCGCCCTCGGCCGCGACACGCGCACGTCCGGGCGGACGTTCGCGGACGCCGCCGCCGCCGGCATCACCGCCGCCGGCGTCGACGTGGAGCGACTCGGCGTCGTCCCGACCCCGAGTCTGGTGCGGTACTGCGAAGTCGAGGCCGTGCCGGGCGTGATGATCACGGCGTCGCACAACCCGCCGGAGTTCAACGGCGTGAAACTCGTCGGCGACGACGGGGTCGAACTCCCCGTCAACCGGCTCGAAGTGATCGAAGAGCGCCTGCTCGCGGAGAACACCACCACGGTCGCGTGGGACCGCATCGGCGCCTCCCGCCGCGTCGCCGACGCCAACGACGACTACGTCGCAGAGATGCTCGACACGGTCGACCGCGACGCCATTGCCGACGCGAACCCCACGGTCGCGCTCGACCCCGGCCACGGCGCCGGCGCACTCACCTCCCCCGAGTTCTTCCGCGAGTTGGGCTGTGACGTCGTCACGGTGAACGCCCAGCCAGACGGCCACTTCCCGGGACGCGACCCCGAACCCGTCGAGAAGAACCTCGCCGACCTGAAACGGCTCGTCCGCGCCGCCGACGCCGACGTGGGTATCGCCCACGACGGCGACGCCGACCGCGCCGTGTTCGTCGACGAGGACGGCGACTACGTCGAGGGGGACGCCTCGCTTGCGGCACTGGCGGCCCACCACCTCGGCGAGGGCGACACGACCGTCGCCGCGGTGAACGTCTCCCAGCGCCTCGTCGACGTCTGCGAGGCGGCGGGCGCGAACCTCGAACTCACGCCCATCGGCTCGACGAACATCATCACCCGGATCAAAGAGCTGTGGCGCGAGGGCGAGTCCGTCCCCGTCGCCGGCGAGGGGAACGGCGGCGTGTTCTTCCCCGACTACCGACTCGTGCGCGACGGCGCGTTCATCGCCGCGAAGTTCCTCGAACTGCTCGCCGAGCGCGACGCGAGCGTGAGCGAGGTGGTCGCCCCCTACGAGGACTACACGAACGTCCGCGAGAACCTCACCTACGAGTCCGACGCCGAGTTGACCGCGATGCTGGAAGCCGCCGCGGCGTACGCGGAGGCCGCCGACGCCGACCCGGACACCAAAGACGGCTACCGCCTCGACTACGGCGACGCGTGGGTGCTCGTGCGCCCCTCCGGCACGGAGCCGAAGGTGCGCGTATACGCCGAGTCCGCCGACCCCGAGCGTGCGCGGGCGCTCGCGACCGAGGCGCGCGAGGCGCTCGAAGACGCGAAGGCCGGCGTCGAGGCGTAG
- a CDS encoding spondin domain-containing protein gives MTDDHTLWLTRRRALAAGGAAGALALGGAGLAWAQEDDEDDEDDENGNGGGARTYRVTVANLTPGQPFTPPAVALHRPSAEVFSVGEPANEAVQQLAENGNLDPLLALIGETNAIRTATVGGSPLVPAGDPGETDLPYYTSLELSADASATHLTFLSMLVATNDGIVGLDTVELPTAVNASETHYANGYDVGTEENTELYEDLVPPAQSLILGGDPDGGTTESNPDLATDDVIRPHPGVSGDGDLDPAVYGWEEPAALVQVERIE, from the coding sequence ATGACCGACGACCACACGCTCTGGCTCACTCGCCGGCGCGCGCTCGCGGCGGGCGGGGCCGCGGGGGCGCTCGCGCTCGGCGGCGCGGGTCTCGCGTGGGCACAGGAGGACGACGAAGACGACGAGGACGACGAGAACGGGAACGGCGGCGGCGCCCGAACCTACCGCGTGACGGTCGCGAACCTCACGCCGGGGCAGCCGTTCACCCCGCCGGCGGTGGCGCTCCACCGCCCGAGCGCCGAGGTGTTCTCCGTCGGCGAGCCGGCGAACGAGGCGGTCCAGCAACTCGCCGAGAACGGGAACCTCGACCCGCTGCTCGCGCTGATCGGAGAGACGAACGCCATCCGCACGGCCACCGTCGGCGGGTCGCCGCTGGTGCCCGCGGGCGACCCCGGGGAGACGGACCTCCCGTACTACACGTCGCTGGAGCTGTCGGCGGACGCGAGCGCGACCCACCTCACGTTCCTGTCGATGCTCGTCGCGACCAACGACGGCATCGTCGGGCTCGACACGGTCGAACTGCCGACCGCGGTGAACGCCTCCGAGACGCACTACGCCAACGGCTACGACGTGGGGACCGAGGAGAACACCGAACTGTACGAAGACCTCGTCCCGCCCGCCCAGTCGCTCATCCTCGGCGGCGACCCGGACGGGGGGACGACCGAGAGTAACCCGGACCTGGCGACCGACGACGTGATCCGGCCGCACCCGGGCGTTTCGGGCGATGGCGACCTCGACCCGGCGGTGTACGGGTGGGAGGAACCGGCGGCGCTGGTGCAGGTCGAACGGATCGAGTGA
- a CDS encoding GNAT family N-acetyltransferase, translating to MDTLVRSVASAAEFRAALEVNRAAWRDAYADILPADRLDAMTVPSGAALQTRYERAKGEDRAFLVAVDRAPGAVVGFADVVWGDGRKAFCEAGDADLRAIYVHPDRQGSGVGTALLDALVARVPDQFDRLALETFEANDAARGFYEARGFERVGSSAFEAWDGSYPTAVYARPL from the coding sequence ATGGACACGCTGGTTCGCTCCGTCGCATCGGCGGCGGAGTTCCGCGCGGCGTTGGAGGTGAACCGCGCGGCGTGGCGCGACGCCTACGCCGACATCCTCCCCGCCGACCGACTCGACGCGATGACGGTGCCGAGCGGCGCCGCCCTCCAGACGCGGTACGAACGCGCCAAGGGCGAAGACCGTGCGTTCCTCGTGGCCGTCGACCGCGCGCCCGGCGCGGTCGTCGGGTTCGCCGACGTCGTGTGGGGCGACGGCCGCAAGGCGTTCTGCGAGGCCGGAGACGCCGACCTGCGGGCGATATACGTCCACCCAGACCGACAGGGCTCGGGGGTCGGGACGGCGTTGCTCGACGCGCTCGTCGCGCGGGTCCCCGACCAGTTCGACCGACTCGCGCTGGAGACGTTCGAGGCGAACGACGCGGCCCGCGGGTTCTACGAGGCGCGCGGCTTCGAGCGCGTCGGCTCGTCGGCGTTCGAGGCGTGGGACGGGTCGTACCCGACAGCGGTGTACGCGCGACCGCTGTAG
- a CDS encoding DUF7118 family protein, translating into MARDADHAADGPTGDARPSPDASATPDPLPDADRDAATLLADLRAARQRRADAEAAVEEHGEATLETVRDAVDRADRLLERYADSATGTGDFQAYVEFQGEFAGVVEGLDESTPGYDAFERANEAVDGRRLSESDFERAREALGPARDLAGRLAEREGAATAVYEAERDAQRRLDRLDDRIAELDRLVELGEADLDAPVENLRDPIAAYDDAVAAAFESFRREAPAREVLAFVAEAAETPFVDYTTPPPELVTFLDDVDAGTDPIPDLLEYADYSASKLDHYVADPGTFTARVRPHRTYLERLSADPLTVGWPPPAAETLRFQREELVSLVAKFADESVVARARALRGAADHPEYERLRRAAEAEAELSDAEFDRVASGAAADELAAARARRAALTDALDGE; encoded by the coding sequence ATGGCGCGCGACGCCGACCACGCGGCCGACGGGCCGACGGGCGACGCCCGGCCCTCGCCCGACGCGAGTGCGACCCCGGACCCTCTCCCGGACGCCGACCGCGACGCGGCTACGCTGCTCGCGGACCTCCGCGCGGCCCGCCAACGCCGCGCCGACGCCGAGGCCGCGGTCGAGGAGCACGGCGAGGCGACGCTGGAGACGGTTCGCGACGCGGTCGACCGCGCCGACCGCCTGCTGGAGCGGTACGCCGACTCCGCCACCGGCACCGGCGACTTCCAGGCGTACGTGGAGTTCCAAGGAGAGTTCGCGGGCGTCGTCGAGGGTCTCGACGAGTCCACCCCCGGCTACGACGCGTTCGAGCGAGCCAACGAGGCGGTCGACGGGCGTCGCCTCTCCGAGTCGGACTTCGAGCGCGCCCGCGAGGCGCTGGGCCCGGCCCGCGACCTCGCCGGCCGCCTCGCCGAACGCGAGGGCGCGGCGACCGCCGTGTACGAGGCCGAACGAGACGCACAGCGTCGGCTCGACCGCCTCGACGACCGGATCGCAGAGTTGGATCGCCTCGTGGAGTTGGGCGAGGCCGACCTCGACGCGCCGGTCGAGAACCTCCGCGACCCCATCGCCGCGTACGACGACGCCGTCGCGGCCGCCTTCGAGTCGTTCCGTCGGGAGGCGCCCGCCCGCGAAGTGCTGGCGTTCGTCGCCGAGGCCGCCGAGACGCCGTTCGTCGACTACACGACCCCGCCGCCGGAGTTGGTGACGTTCCTCGACGACGTGGACGCAGGGACCGACCCTATCCCCGACCTGCTGGAGTACGCCGACTACTCCGCGTCGAAACTGGACCACTACGTCGCGGACCCGGGCACGTTCACCGCCCGGGTGCGTCCTCACCGGACGTATCTCGAACGGCTCTCCGCCGACCCTCTGACCGTTGGCTGGCCGCCGCCGGCGGCGGAGACGCTCCGCTTCCAGCGAGAGGAACTCGTCTCGCTGGTCGCGAAGTTCGCCGACGAGTCGGTCGTCGCCCGCGCTCGCGCGCTTCGGGGGGCGGCCGACCACCCCGAGTACGAGCGACTCCGCCGCGCCGCCGAGGCGGAGGCGGAACTGTCGGACGCTGAGTTCGACCGCGTCGCCTCCGGCGCCGCGGCCGACGAGTTGGCCGCCGCACGGGCACGGCGGGCCGCGCTGACCGACGCGCTCGACGGCGAGTGA
- the hisI gene encoding phosphoribosyl-AMP cyclohydrolase — MSDSHADAAGDGVDVDFGDDGLVPAVAQDADSGEVLMLAYVNREALDRTRETGRAHYYSRSREELWEKGATSGHTQAVDEVRVDCDADALLYLVDQTGGACHTGHRSCFHRTVDGDEVGERVFDPDAVYE; from the coding sequence ATGAGCGATTCGCACGCAGACGCCGCGGGCGACGGCGTCGACGTGGACTTCGGCGACGACGGACTCGTGCCCGCGGTCGCACAGGACGCCGACTCGGGCGAGGTGTTGATGCTCGCGTACGTGAACCGGGAGGCACTCGACCGGACTCGCGAGACGGGGCGGGCGCACTACTACTCTCGCTCGCGCGAGGAACTGTGGGAGAAAGGCGCCACCAGCGGCCACACGCAGGCCGTCGACGAGGTGCGCGTCGACTGCGACGCCGACGCCCTCCTGTACCTCGTTGACCAGACCGGTGGCGCCTGCCACACCGGCCACCGCTCGTGTTTCCACCGCACCGTCGACGGCGACGAGGTGGGCGAGCGGGTGTTCGACCCCGACGCAGTCTACGAGTAA
- a CDS encoding A24 family peptidase, which yields MRVFGIATAADLLRLLLLPGFAWAAYRDIRTRRVSSSLWYPLLAIGALAFAIDAAAAFPFDDYAGRLFLVRAGFSLLFLIPFSFLAYRMAAFGGADMKALVVLAVAFPTTPQYVVPLWILPDVTWLHTVGFPAHPSALGVAAMSALTNAVLFGAGYIALLFASNVVAGRLSPAMFVGRWTAVDDLPEVHGQIIRVDGLRPVRGLDLDALRMYLRWRGTTLAAVRAAPDAHRDPASVGETHPPTDGAVHDGPRTDGGTGDVGPTDDTGGFEFPDAADDAVATEPESVTAGDASEPAGAEDPWAAERFLGDIEGSAYGTSPERLREGLERVTSEDALWVSPGLPFLVPLFGGLLLALTYGDALTVVLGALGLV from the coding sequence ATGCGCGTCTTCGGCATCGCGACCGCGGCCGACCTCCTCCGCTTGCTGCTGCTCCCTGGCTTCGCGTGGGCCGCCTACCGCGACATCCGCACCCGTCGCGTCTCCAGTTCCCTGTGGTACCCACTACTCGCGATCGGTGCCCTCGCGTTCGCCATCGACGCCGCGGCGGCGTTCCCGTTCGACGACTACGCCGGGCGGCTGTTCCTCGTGCGGGCGGGCTTCTCGCTCCTGTTTCTGATCCCGTTCTCCTTCCTCGCCTACCGGATGGCCGCCTTCGGCGGCGCCGACATGAAGGCGCTCGTCGTGCTCGCGGTCGCGTTCCCGACCACCCCGCAGTACGTCGTCCCCCTGTGGATTCTCCCGGACGTGACGTGGCTCCACACGGTCGGATTCCCCGCCCACCCGTCCGCGCTCGGGGTCGCGGCGATGTCGGCGCTGACGAACGCGGTGCTGTTCGGCGCCGGCTACATCGCCCTGCTGTTCGCCTCCAACGTCGTCGCCGGTCGCCTCTCGCCGGCGATGTTCGTCGGGCGGTGGACCGCCGTGGACGACCTCCCCGAGGTGCACGGCCAGATAATCCGTGTCGACGGACTCCGCCCGGTTCGCGGCCTCGACCTCGACGCCCTGCGGATGTACCTCCGGTGGCGTGGTACGACGCTCGCGGCCGTGCGCGCGGCCCCCGACGCCCACCGCGACCCGGCGTCCGTCGGTGAGACGCACCCGCCGACCGACGGCGCGGTCCACGACGGTCCCCGGACGGACGGCGGGACCGGGGACGTCGGCCCGACCGACGACACCGGCGGCTTCGAGTTCCCCGACGCCGCGGACGACGCGGTCGCGACCGAACCCGAGTCGGTGACCGCCGGCGACGCGTCGGAACCCGCGGGTGCGGAGGACCCGTGGGCGGCCGAGCGCTTCCTCGGCGACATCGAGGGGAGCGCCTACGGCACCTCTCCCGAGCGTCTGCGCGAGGGGTTGGAGCGCGTCACCAGCGAGGACGCGCTGTGGGTGTCGCCGGGCCTCCCGTTCCTCGTCCCCCTGTTCGGCGGCCTCCTGCTCGCGTTGACGTACGGCGACGCGCTGACGGTCGTCCTCGGGGCGCTCGGGCTGGTCTGA
- the fer gene encoding ferredoxin Fer, with the protein MPTVEYLNYEVLDDNGWDLDDDDLFANAADAGLDAEDYGSLEVNEGEYILEAAEAQGYDWPFSCRAGACANCAAILKEGEIEMDMQQILSDEEVEDKNVRLTCIGSPQADEIKIVYNAKHLDYLQNRVI; encoded by the coding sequence ATGCCCACGGTCGAATACCTCAACTACGAAGTGCTGGACGACAACGGCTGGGACCTCGACGACGACGACCTCTTCGCCAACGCCGCGGATGCGGGGCTGGACGCGGAGGACTACGGTTCCCTCGAAGTGAACGAGGGCGAGTACATCCTCGAGGCCGCCGAGGCTCAGGGCTACGACTGGCCCTTCTCGTGCCGCGCCGGCGCCTGCGCGAACTGCGCGGCGATCCTGAAGGAGGGTGAAATCGAGATGGACATGCAGCAGATCCTCTCCGACGAGGAGGTCGAGGACAAGAACGTCCGTCTGACCTGCATCGGGTCGCCCCAGGCCGACGAGATCAAGATCGTCTACAACGCGAAGCACCTGGACTACCTCCAGAACCGCGTCATCTGA